Proteins from a genomic interval of Acidimicrobiales bacterium:
- a CDS encoding helix-turn-helix domain-containing protein, protein MRATRTQLLDELFGPEGAPDKLSERLLRTSDVAVLFQVSERTVSEWGRRGRIPSVLTPSGHRRYPATAIRELLIAASEGRPTD, encoded by the coding sequence GAGCCACCCGCACGCAGCTGCTCGACGAGCTCTTCGGGCCGGAGGGCGCGCCGGACAAACTCTCCGAACGGCTGCTGCGTACCAGTGACGTGGCCGTCCTGTTCCAGGTGTCCGAGCGGACCGTGTCGGAGTGGGGTCGCAGAGGGCGGATCCCCTCGGTGCTGACCCCGAGCGGGCACCGGCGCTATCCGGCAACAGCCATCCGGGAGCTACTGATCGCGGCCAGCGAGGGCCGCCCGACGGACTGA